A genomic window from Streptomyces sp. HUAS YS2 includes:
- a CDS encoding DUF3291 domain-containing protein, protein MTASAHGAHLAQLNIATLRHPLDDPRLAPFVELLDPVNSAAEGSPGFVWRLVEEGTADATGLRPAGEDVIVNLSVWESPESLWDFAYRSGHLDAMRRRREWFERHVEAHLVLWWVPAGHLPTVDEALERLADLRAHGPNPRAFTFASSYTAAEAAEHHRAVAAQPAPSE, encoded by the coding sequence ATGACCGCATCCGCGCATGGCGCACACCTCGCCCAGCTCAACATCGCCACGCTCCGACACCCGCTCGACGACCCGCGCCTGGCGCCGTTCGTCGAGCTGCTCGACCCGGTCAACTCCGCCGCCGAAGGCTCGCCCGGCTTCGTGTGGCGGCTGGTGGAGGAAGGGACCGCCGACGCCACCGGCCTGCGCCCGGCGGGCGAGGACGTGATCGTCAACCTGTCCGTGTGGGAGTCCCCTGAGTCCCTGTGGGACTTCGCCTACCGCAGCGGCCACCTGGACGCGATGCGGCGGCGGCGCGAATGGTTCGAACGGCACGTCGAGGCGCATCTGGTGCTCTGGTGGGTCCCCGCCGGTCACCTCCCCACCGTCGACGAGGCCCTGGAACGGCTGGCGGACCTGCGGGCGCACGGACCGAACCCGCGCGCGTTCACCTTCGCCTCCTCGTACACGGCGGCCGAGGCCGCCGAGCACCACAGGGCTGTGGCGGCGCAGCCCGCTCCTTCCGAATGA
- a CDS encoding alpha/beta hydrolase family esterase, which produces MPTRPLRIAAPTLLIPLALLIPLAGCDTGSDKDDGVGKSPKPSASRPAEETPRPGDQKVTMAWQGKQRVYTVHAPPGYTPTRSLPLVVVMHPYPADGAYAAQLTGFDAKADKEGFLVAYPDGMDQGYNALICCGSADDVGFIGAMTKRLVDTWKADPRRVYATGISNGGDMAFKLAVELPGTLAAIAPVSGGYIGPDAQKPTYTPKTPVSVATFIGGGDGFAGDFERGVTSWSEHLGCKAGRPKKVTGTTTRTEAKCRDGSELVTYRLPDMGHNWPGSKDLTMGETATGVNATDIIWEFFAAHQKSAS; this is translated from the coding sequence ATGCCGACACGCCCCTTACGGATCGCCGCTCCGACGCTGCTGATCCCCCTGGCTCTGCTGATCCCCCTCGCCGGCTGCGACACCGGCTCCGACAAGGACGACGGCGTCGGTAAGTCCCCGAAGCCTTCGGCGAGTCGGCCGGCCGAGGAGACGCCGCGCCCGGGCGACCAGAAGGTCACCATGGCCTGGCAGGGCAAACAGCGCGTCTACACGGTGCACGCGCCGCCCGGCTACACGCCGACCAGATCCCTCCCCCTGGTCGTCGTGATGCACCCCTACCCGGCCGACGGCGCGTACGCCGCCCAGCTGACCGGCTTCGACGCCAAGGCCGACAAGGAAGGCTTCCTCGTCGCGTACCCGGACGGCATGGACCAGGGGTACAACGCCCTCATCTGCTGCGGCAGCGCGGACGACGTCGGCTTCATCGGCGCGATGACGAAGCGCCTCGTCGACACGTGGAAGGCCGACCCCCGGCGCGTCTACGCCACCGGCATCTCCAACGGCGGGGACATGGCCTTCAAGCTCGCGGTCGAACTCCCGGGCACGCTCGCCGCGATCGCCCCGGTGAGCGGCGGCTACATCGGCCCGGACGCGCAGAAGCCCACGTACACGCCGAAGACCCCGGTGTCCGTCGCCACCTTCATCGGCGGCGGCGACGGTTTCGCCGGGGACTTCGAGAGGGGCGTCACGTCCTGGTCGGAACACCTGGGCTGCAAGGCGGGGCGACCCAAGAAGGTCACCGGGACCACCACCCGTACCGAGGCGAAGTGCCGCGACGGTTCGGAGCTCGTGACCTACCGGCTCCCGGACATGGGCCACAACTGGCCCGGCAGCAAGGACCTGACGATGGGTGAGACCGCCACGGGCGTCAACGCGACCGACATCATCTGGGAGTTCTTCGCGGCACACCAGAAGTCCGCGTCCTGA
- a CDS encoding helix-turn-helix transcriptional regulator, whose protein sequence is MEHIDAIAALQDPVRRRLYEYVVAQGREVGRNEAAEAAGVTRTLAAHHLDRLTEAGLLESGSRRLTGRSGPGAGRPAKVYTRARAEWAVSLPGRDYRTAAELLAETAEQAGLDAELCAAARRRGEALRGAAAPCGGLDEAMETLAARGYEPHLEEAEDGADGVVRMRNCPFHAVAERFPPLVCGMNLALLEGLLGADGAVRARMDARPGECCVVVEASKNNID, encoded by the coding sequence ATGGAGCACATCGACGCGATCGCCGCATTGCAGGACCCGGTGCGGCGCCGCCTGTACGAGTACGTGGTGGCGCAGGGCCGCGAGGTCGGGCGCAACGAGGCCGCCGAGGCGGCCGGGGTGACGCGGACACTTGCCGCGCACCATCTGGACAGGCTGACCGAGGCCGGGCTGCTGGAGAGCGGGAGCCGCCGCCTGACGGGGCGCTCGGGGCCGGGGGCCGGGCGGCCGGCCAAGGTGTACACGCGGGCGCGGGCCGAGTGGGCGGTGTCGCTGCCCGGCCGGGACTACCGCACCGCGGCCGAGCTGCTCGCCGAGACCGCCGAACAGGCGGGGCTCGACGCCGAGCTCTGCGCGGCCGCACGCCGCCGGGGCGAGGCGCTGCGTGGCGCGGCGGCGCCCTGCGGCGGCCTCGACGAGGCCATGGAGACGCTGGCCGCTCGTGGTTACGAGCCGCACCTGGAGGAAGCCGAGGACGGCGCCGACGGGGTCGTCCGGATGCGCAACTGCCCCTTCCATGCCGTCGCCGAGCGCTTCCCGCCGCTCGTCTGCGGCATGAATCTGGCGCTGCTGGAGGGGCTGTTGGGCGCGGACGGCGCCGTCCGGGCCCGCATGGACGCGCGGCCCGGCGAGTGCTGCGTGGTGGTTGAAGCTTCTAAAAACAATATTGATTGA
- a CDS encoding DNRLRE domain-containing protein yields the protein MVASAVTIALLPQSAYAATAPDADGGGLGDIVRGWFADDDKGPQQPQAGGEAVLPSREKLPKGVKAPKARRVAELNAKRTTHSRYWRMSDGRVQAEVSAVPTGYREGKSWKSIDTGVSATDRQGYAFANTTNTARSWFGSTPDRLLRFETTEGHHVTLGLQGAGALAPAAAGSRVTYRNAVAGADLVYEVGPGRVKENIVLRARPDRPVSFTFTLDPGGLTPKARKDGSIGLYGEGADPLLELPPAFMTDAKPLAQSPYGTAHSTAVAQKLTRAGKSWKVTVTPDATWLAAAERRYPVTIDPTIAIAPPPSQAQDVMISSDGPSDNYDTSWRLSVGNTTTGSSRALVKFPLGAVPAGTKLDSADLQLYYDQTHTTNADEVRLEAHRATASWNEATATWNSAQGITGELSGTSVLVDDGDTGTTAAKGAWPVSGNTAYTQYAVNKDYLYNKDSVAGDTYTWQPNLPEDGTYQVEAHYVPASDRATTAPYTVTYDGGSKAYTVNQQAGTAGVWKTLGAHPFKAGTLGKIVLGDGPASTTTSVIADAVRFTKGGVVTKQPGQSNTWHSFPVTKTVQQWIDGTQTNNGFVVKAADESANAPKGGPRYEGSEYAYNGEHATYPRLVLTFGRQGVDLAAPDTIHDTGAELDWTAYQDPSAFDTGDDLAEYQVHRSVYPTFTPSAATLVAPVAPGTTSFTDTSAVPTRADDPDPAGRAYYYMVAVKTKDGTVVPASTQLVRLPKAGRTVKLVEASQDTTLTSGQPTQPHDSVQDGGLANAWVMAGNNSATYGKSRIALQFPALGIPQSARVLEAQVKLWGFTTVTDTAGATYELRPLTRRFDESTATWERADATTTWTSPGGDTGAVAADLGSVTNDPASRQWSVTSLVQDWVKNPPADHGVLIKVANETGAGERTLFTATEASVPRLRPRIAVTYIDSTTASTYYAPTTPARMTPNSDHTVEFTLTNTTTATWRAGTHALSYRWTLPDGTDVTTGGNRLETALPADLLPGDSVTLQAKVRTPINSASGNKRTDYQLTWDVRDTAAGTWVSDTSGPAGLSQNVAVEEPTSNQLGLEKYYSYSGKNTGAGSSLMNNTAAGNAVWQYNAFNNPGRGLNTFVRLAYNTQDTSDTVAGHGWSVQAAGPIRLGAPLDFHPNPHPTEVRLPDGDGTTHVFRKQPDGSWKAPAGVHFKLSAKAGLDCTPDKDPVPDAWTLTRPDGTRFLFGCDGYQTSAVDKNGNTQTFTYEERKSNNKPVKFLTYITDPAGRQSLTVTYFTKADSSNPKIVDHIKSITDIAGRKLTLAYSDKGLLTTLTDGAGSTQPKVFGFEYDATQGNKNVKLVKITDPRGNATGLGYYYPSEGDDPKYHWWTQTITDRTGGPTRFAYRPDTADTAHTVTGITDAEGRLTTYTTDDFGRPVTSVNAKSQTTELAWDADNNVTYMEEANGARTAFCYDPLTGYPLWKRTAENNRNGVPPQSDCAPGRHPADAQRFEYVKRLDGYSSDLYRKISPEGRTWEFGYDTFGNLKTVTDPKGVATTEAGDYTTTYEYNSQGLLTRSTDANGHATLNSEFGPTGYPAKITNALGQTTAFVYDERGRVGQVTNPLQHRTTQTYDTYGRPLVRTVPKDQARDQLISTPAPVYDANDNVTRAIAPNGAVSTAVYDAADQITSASAPKDTPTAPERTTSYTYDRAGHVKTITDPQGTATPQIPDDYTTVYTYDEIYQLTAQTDALGHKTSYAYDSVGNNVTVVDPKKNATSDPDDFASKMEYDLEHRLTKVTDPLGVATTRGYDKDALLRTATNAAGSTTLFDYDERGKQTEVKVPHEGATDDVTYRTTRYEYDEVGNSTRVISPRGTETANPDDFATRVEYDALNRPVKNYLAFDPSDSRYNSPNVYTETVYDAAGRVERTSLPASKGQTVRNDTKYSYFDNGWLRSSTDPWDISTAYEYDDLGLQTSRTLTSAGGSVSRTMGWTYYPSGKLKDKTDDGVPVGTAVPLVDNSDVQHTGTTGTWTRASGTGQQGYDHHIHAAGAGTDRFTWKLNVPKAGTYTAYVKFPQVSGASRTARYKITHIGGSTDKTVDQSTGAGAWVQLGSYTFAQGDGASLELTQSTDGAVVADGVKLVRDISGETDTEKHHFQYSYDVNGNLSLIDDKSPGAEVDAYTLAYTELNQVSRVTESLAGQTRTSTDYTYDANGQPETVKHPDQYSKYTYDLREKVKSISVGESPTDPDPKVSGYTYDDLGQVTRETKDNGNTVGHTYFRDGLVKTSTEKKADGTTLVASHAYTYDANGNKARDVAKKMNADNHAAYLDSTTDYTYDPVDRIAKSVKTGNGAATETYVHDDNANVVDQTVGGVSTTFEYDRNRLQRSVTGGSASTFTYDPLGRKETVSAGGQIVSRSIYDGFDHVVESQQRDAGGAMKSTTYRYDPLDRTAAKTADGETTDYRYLGLSQEVLTEQIAGKLSKSYQYAPSGQRLSQVKHNEDGTEEDGYYGYNSHTDVETLTDERGDTRATYGYTAYGNDDKSEFTGIDKPDPADPTKEEYNSYRFNAKRWDSGSGTYDMGFRDYDPGLNRFTTRDMYNGALADMSLGSDPFTGNRYAFTGGNPISNVEIDGHFAFAIPFVAAAAAAVLIEAVVVAVVVVAVVAAVAYVATEVAERIEEASEDEATDETAEPEPKPAPRPRPGPDPDTDDDDNDEGCGGGWVDYKDTDSANGNRATGVEACLTKEYVESNSGSPVSVYPPGYRWAQDFAEDKGLNPQQNINACHLLGNALTGSGSDRRNLATCSRGANAKQRGAPQGDDHMRSYESQVYDAVMSGQDVMYTVTPIYDGARTVPTGFRLTAYGTHPDGTMGLSFDTIVPNTLRTGDNLGTQSDNGAPVPTGGTS from the coding sequence ATGGTCGCTTCCGCCGTCACCATCGCACTGTTACCGCAGTCGGCCTACGCCGCCACCGCACCGGACGCCGACGGTGGGGGACTGGGGGACATCGTCCGAGGCTGGTTCGCCGACGACGACAAGGGCCCCCAGCAGCCACAGGCCGGGGGAGAGGCCGTACTCCCCAGCAGAGAGAAACTCCCCAAGGGGGTCAAGGCCCCCAAGGCCCGCCGCGTCGCCGAACTGAACGCGAAGCGCACCACGCACTCCCGCTACTGGCGGATGTCCGACGGCAGAGTCCAGGCCGAGGTGTCGGCCGTGCCCACCGGATACCGGGAGGGCAAGAGCTGGAAGTCGATCGACACCGGCGTCAGCGCGACCGACCGGCAGGGCTACGCCTTCGCCAACACCACCAACACCGCCCGCAGCTGGTTCGGCTCCACGCCGGACCGGCTGCTGCGTTTCGAGACCACCGAGGGGCATCACGTCACCCTCGGCCTCCAAGGCGCCGGCGCCCTCGCACCCGCCGCCGCCGGCAGCAGAGTGACCTACCGTAACGCGGTGGCGGGCGCGGACCTCGTGTACGAGGTCGGCCCCGGACGGGTCAAGGAGAACATCGTCCTCCGCGCCCGCCCCGACCGCCCCGTCTCCTTCACCTTCACCCTGGACCCCGGCGGCCTCACCCCGAAGGCCCGCAAGGACGGCTCGATCGGCCTGTACGGCGAGGGGGCGGACCCGCTCCTCGAACTTCCGCCCGCCTTCATGACGGACGCGAAGCCGCTCGCCCAGTCCCCCTACGGCACGGCCCACAGCACCGCCGTCGCCCAGAAGCTCACCCGGGCGGGCAAGAGCTGGAAGGTGACGGTCACCCCGGACGCCACGTGGCTGGCCGCCGCCGAGCGCCGGTACCCCGTCACCATCGACCCGACCATCGCCATCGCGCCGCCGCCTTCCCAGGCCCAGGACGTGATGATCTCCTCCGACGGGCCCAGCGACAACTACGACACCAGCTGGCGGCTCTCGGTCGGCAACACCACCACCGGCAGCTCCCGCGCCCTGGTGAAGTTCCCGCTGGGCGCCGTCCCGGCCGGCACCAAGCTGGACTCGGCGGACCTGCAGCTCTACTACGACCAGACGCACACCACGAACGCCGACGAGGTACGGCTGGAGGCGCACCGCGCCACCGCGAGCTGGAACGAGGCCACGGCCACCTGGAACAGCGCCCAGGGCATCACCGGCGAGCTCTCCGGCACCTCCGTCCTGGTCGACGACGGCGACACCGGCACCACCGCCGCCAAGGGAGCCTGGCCGGTCTCCGGCAACACCGCGTACACGCAGTACGCGGTGAACAAGGACTACCTGTACAACAAGGACTCGGTCGCCGGTGACACGTACACCTGGCAGCCCAACCTTCCCGAGGACGGCACCTACCAGGTCGAGGCGCACTACGTCCCGGCCTCGGACCGCGCCACGACCGCGCCCTACACCGTCACCTACGACGGCGGCAGCAAGGCGTACACCGTCAACCAGCAGGCCGGCACCGCCGGCGTCTGGAAGACCCTCGGGGCCCACCCGTTCAAGGCCGGCACCCTGGGCAAGATCGTCCTCGGCGACGGCCCCGCCTCCACCACCACCTCGGTGATCGCGGACGCGGTCCGCTTCACCAAGGGCGGCGTCGTCACCAAGCAGCCGGGACAGTCCAACACCTGGCACTCGTTCCCGGTGACCAAGACGGTGCAGCAGTGGATCGACGGGACCCAGACGAACAACGGCTTCGTCGTCAAGGCCGCCGACGAGAGCGCGAACGCCCCCAAGGGCGGCCCCCGCTACGAGGGCAGTGAGTACGCCTACAACGGCGAGCACGCCACCTACCCGCGCCTGGTGCTGACCTTCGGCAGGCAGGGAGTGGACCTGGCGGCACCCGACACCATCCACGACACCGGCGCCGAGCTGGACTGGACGGCGTACCAGGACCCGTCCGCCTTCGACACGGGCGACGACCTGGCCGAGTACCAGGTGCACCGCTCCGTCTACCCGACGTTCACTCCCTCGGCCGCCACCCTGGTCGCGCCGGTGGCCCCCGGCACCACGTCCTTCACGGACACCTCCGCCGTGCCGACCCGGGCCGACGACCCCGATCCCGCCGGCCGCGCCTACTACTACATGGTCGCGGTGAAGACGAAGGACGGCACGGTCGTCCCGGCATCGACGCAGCTGGTCCGGCTGCCGAAGGCCGGACGCACCGTCAAACTGGTCGAGGCGTCCCAGGACACCACCCTCACCTCGGGCCAGCCCACCCAGCCGCACGACAGCGTCCAGGACGGCGGGCTGGCCAACGCCTGGGTGATGGCGGGCAACAACTCGGCCACCTACGGCAAGAGCCGCATCGCCCTGCAGTTCCCGGCACTCGGCATCCCCCAGTCCGCCCGGGTGCTGGAGGCCCAGGTCAAACTCTGGGGCTTCACCACCGTCACCGACACCGCGGGCGCCACGTACGAACTCCGGCCGCTCACCCGCCGCTTCGACGAGTCGACCGCGACCTGGGAGCGCGCCGACGCGACCACCACCTGGACGAGCCCCGGCGGCGACACCGGCGCCGTGGCCGCCGACCTCGGCTCGGTCACCAACGACCCGGCGAGCCGGCAGTGGAGCGTCACCTCGCTCGTACAGGACTGGGTGAAGAACCCGCCCGCCGACCACGGCGTACTGATCAAGGTGGCGAACGAGACCGGCGCCGGTGAACGCACCCTCTTCACCGCCACCGAAGCAAGCGTGCCGCGGCTCCGGCCCCGGATCGCGGTCACCTACATCGACTCCACCACCGCGTCGACGTACTACGCCCCCACGACCCCGGCCAGGATGACCCCGAACTCCGACCACACCGTCGAGTTCACCCTCACCAACACCACCACGGCCACCTGGCGGGCGGGCACGCACGCCCTCAGCTACCGGTGGACACTGCCCGACGGCACCGACGTGACCACGGGCGGCAACCGGCTCGAGACGGCGCTGCCCGCGGATCTGCTGCCCGGTGACTCGGTGACCCTGCAGGCGAAGGTCCGCACCCCGATCAACTCCGCCTCGGGCAACAAGCGGACCGACTACCAGCTGACCTGGGACGTCCGGGACACCGCCGCCGGCACCTGGGTCTCCGACACGTCCGGCCCCGCCGGACTCAGCCAGAACGTCGCCGTGGAGGAGCCCACCTCCAACCAGCTCGGCCTGGAGAAGTACTACTCCTACTCCGGCAAGAACACCGGCGCGGGCTCGTCCCTGATGAACAACACCGCCGCCGGAAACGCCGTCTGGCAGTACAACGCCTTCAACAACCCCGGCCGCGGGCTCAACACCTTCGTCCGCCTCGCCTACAACACCCAGGACACCTCGGACACCGTCGCCGGCCACGGGTGGTCCGTGCAGGCGGCCGGCCCGATCAGGCTCGGCGCGCCGCTGGACTTCCACCCCAACCCGCACCCGACCGAGGTCCGGCTGCCGGACGGCGACGGCACCACGCACGTCTTCCGCAAGCAGCCGGACGGCAGCTGGAAGGCGCCGGCCGGCGTCCACTTCAAGCTCTCGGCCAAGGCCGGCCTCGACTGCACCCCGGACAAGGACCCGGTTCCGGACGCCTGGACCCTGACCCGGCCCGACGGAACGCGCTTCCTCTTCGGCTGCGACGGCTACCAGACCTCCGCCGTCGACAAGAACGGCAACACCCAGACGTTCACCTACGAGGAGCGCAAGTCCAACAACAAGCCGGTCAAGTTCCTCACGTACATCACCGACCCGGCCGGCCGGCAGTCGCTCACCGTCACCTACTTCACCAAGGCGGACTCCTCCAATCCGAAGATCGTCGACCACATCAAGTCGATCACGGACATCGCGGGCCGCAAGCTCACCCTCGCGTACTCCGACAAGGGGCTGCTGACCACCCTCACGGACGGCGCCGGCTCCACCCAGCCGAAGGTGTTCGGCTTCGAGTACGACGCCACCCAGGGCAACAAGAACGTCAAGCTGGTCAAGATCACCGACCCGCGCGGCAACGCCACCGGCCTCGGGTACTACTACCCCAGCGAGGGCGACGACCCGAAGTACCACTGGTGGACCCAGACCATCACCGACCGGACGGGCGGGCCGACACGGTTCGCGTACCGGCCGGACACCGCCGACACCGCGCACACGGTCACCGGCATCACGGACGCCGAAGGCCGGCTGACGACGTACACGACCGACGACTTCGGCCGGCCCGTGACCTCCGTCAACGCCAAGTCCCAGACCACCGAGCTCGCTTGGGACGCCGACAACAACGTCACCTACATGGAGGAGGCCAACGGCGCCCGGACCGCATTCTGCTACGACCCGCTCACCGGCTACCCGCTGTGGAAGCGCACCGCGGAGAACAACCGGAACGGCGTGCCACCGCAGAGCGACTGCGCCCCCGGAAGACATCCGGCCGACGCGCAGCGGTTCGAGTACGTCAAGCGGCTGGACGGATACTCGTCCGACCTCTACCGCAAGATCTCACCGGAGGGCCGTACCTGGGAGTTCGGGTACGACACCTTCGGCAACCTCAAGACGGTCACCGACCCCAAGGGCGTCGCCACCACCGAAGCCGGTGACTACACCACCACGTACGAGTACAACTCCCAGGGCCTGCTGACCAGGTCGACCGACGCCAACGGCCACGCCACCCTCAACAGCGAGTTCGGACCGACCGGATACCCGGCGAAGATCACGAACGCGCTGGGGCAGACCACCGCGTTCGTCTACGACGAGCGCGGCCGCGTCGGGCAGGTCACCAACCCGCTGCAGCACAGGACCACCCAGACCTACGACACCTACGGCCGCCCGCTGGTCCGCACCGTCCCCAAGGACCAGGCCCGCGACCAGCTGATCAGCACCCCGGCACCGGTGTACGACGCCAACGACAACGTCACCAGGGCCATCGCGCCCAACGGGGCGGTCTCGACCGCCGTCTACGACGCGGCCGACCAGATCACCTCGGCGAGCGCGCCCAAGGACACCCCGACCGCGCCCGAGCGCACCACCAGCTACACCTACGACCGGGCCGGTCACGTCAAGACGATCACCGATCCGCAGGGCACCGCGACCCCGCAGATCCCCGACGACTACACCACCGTCTACACGTACGACGAGATCTACCAGCTGACGGCCCAGACCGACGCCCTCGGCCACAAGACCTCCTACGCGTACGACTCCGTCGGCAACAACGTCACCGTCGTCGACCCGAAGAAGAACGCCACGTCGGACCCCGACGACTTCGCGTCGAAGATGGAGTACGACCTCGAACACCGCCTCACCAAGGTGACCGACCCGCTCGGCGTCGCCACCACACGCGGCTACGACAAGGACGCGCTGCTGCGCACCGCGACCAACGCCGCGGGCTCCACGACCCTGTTCGACTACGACGAGCGCGGCAAGCAGACCGAGGTCAAGGTGCCGCACGAGGGCGCCACCGACGACGTCACCTACCGCACCACCCGCTACGAGTACGACGAGGTGGGCAACAGCACCCGGGTGATCAGCCCGCGGGGCACCGAGACCGCGAACCCGGACGACTTCGCCACCCGCGTCGAGTACGACGCGCTGAACCGCCCGGTCAAGAACTACCTGGCGTTCGACCCGTCCGACTCCCGCTACAACAGCCCGAACGTCTACACCGAGACCGTCTACGACGCGGCCGGACGGGTGGAACGCACCTCGCTCCCCGCGTCCAAGGGCCAGACGGTCCGCAACGACACGAAGTACAGCTACTTCGACAACGGGTGGCTGAGGTCCTCCACCGACCCCTGGGACATCTCCACCGCGTACGAGTACGACGACCTCGGACTCCAGACGTCCCGCACCCTCACCTCCGCCGGCGGTTCCGTCAGCCGCACCATGGGCTGGACGTACTACCCGAGCGGCAAGCTGAAGGACAAGACCGACGACGGCGTCCCGGTCGGCACCGCCGTCCCGCTCGTCGACAACTCCGACGTCCAGCACACCGGCACCACCGGCACCTGGACCCGGGCGAGCGGCACCGGACAGCAGGGATACGACCACCACATCCACGCCGCGGGCGCCGGAACCGACCGGTTCACCTGGAAACTGAACGTCCCCAAAGCGGGCACCTACACCGCCTACGTGAAGTTCCCGCAGGTCAGCGGGGCCAGCAGGACGGCCCGGTACAAGATCACCCACATCGGCGGCAGCACGGACAAGACCGTCGACCAGTCCACCGGGGCCGGAGCCTGGGTGCAGCTGGGCAGCTACACCTTCGCCCAGGGCGACGGCGCGAGTCTGGAACTCACGCAGAGCACCGACGGCGCCGTCGTGGCCGACGGCGTCAAGCTGGTGCGGGACATCTCCGGCGAGACCGACACGGAGAAGCACCACTTCCAGTACTCCTACGACGTCAACGGCAACCTCTCGCTGATCGACGACAAGTCGCCCGGCGCCGAGGTCGACGCGTACACCCTCGCCTACACCGAGCTCAACCAGGTGTCCCGGGTCACCGAGTCCCTCGCGGGACAGACGAGGACCAGCACCGACTACACCTACGACGCGAACGGCCAGCCCGAGACCGTCAAGCACCCCGACCAGTACTCGAAGTACACCTACGACCTGCGGGAGAAGGTCAAGTCCATCTCGGTCGGCGAATCGCCCACCGACCCCGACCCCAAGGTCTCCGGCTACACCTACGACGACCTCGGCCAGGTGACCCGGGAGACCAAGGACAACGGCAACACCGTCGGCCACACCTACTTCCGTGACGGGCTCGTCAAGACCAGCACGGAGAAGAAGGCCGACGGCACCACCCTGGTCGCCTCGCACGCGTACACCTACGACGCCAACGGCAACAAGGCGCGGGACGTCGCGAAGAAGATGAACGCCGACAACCACGCGGCGTACCTCGACTCGACCACCGACTACACCTACGACCCGGTCGACCGGATCGCCAAGTCGGTCAAGACCGGCAACGGCGCGGCCACGGAGACCTACGTCCACGACGACAACGCCAACGTCGTCGACCAGACCGTGGGCGGCGTCTCCACCACCTTCGAGTACGACCGCAACCGGCTGCAGCGGTCCGTCACCGGCGGCTCCGCCTCCACCTTCACCTACGACCCGCTGGGCCGGAAGGAAACGGTATCGGCCGGCGGCCAGATCGTCTCCCGGAGCATCTACGACGGCTTCGACCACGTCGTCGAGTCCCAGCAGCGGGACGCCGGCGGGGCGATGAAGTCCACGACCTACCGCTACGACCCGCTCGACCGCACCGCCGCCAAGACCGCGGACGGCGAGACCACCGACTACCGCTACCTCGGCCTCTCCCAGGAGGTCCTCACCGAGCAGATCGCCGGCAAACTCAGCAAGTCGTACCAGTACGCCCCGTCCGGCCAGCGGCTGTCGCAGGTCAAGCACAACGAGGACGGGACGGAGGAGGACGGCTACTACGGCTACAACAGCCACACCGACGTCGAGACCCTCACCGACGAGCGCGGCGACACCCGGGCCACCTACGGCTACACGGCCTACGGAAACGACGACAAGTCGGAGTTCACCGGGATCGACAAACCCGACCCCGCCGACCCCACCAAGGAGGAGTACAACTCCTACCGCTTCAACGCCAAGCGGTGGGACTCCGGTTCCGGCACGTACGACATGGGCTTCCGCGACTACGACCCGGGCCTGAACCGCTTCACCACCCGGGACATGTACAACGGCGCCCTGGCCGACATGAGCCTCGGCAGCGACCCCTTCACCGGCAACCGCTACGCCTTCACCGGTGGCAACCCGATCAGCAACGTGGAGATCGACGGGCACTTCGCCTTCGCCATCCCGTTCGTCGCGGCAGCGGCCGCGGCGGTGCTCATCGAGGCCGTGGTGGTCGCCGTGGTGGTCGTCGCGGTGGTGGCCGCCGTCGCGTACGTCGCCACCGAGGTCGCCGAGCGGATCGAGGAGGCGTCCGAGGACGAGGCGACCGACGAGACCGCCGAGCCCGAGCCGAAGCCGGCACCCCGCCCCCGGCCGGGACCGGACCCGGACACCGACGACGACGACAACGACGAGGGATGCGGAGGCGGCTGGGTCGACTACAAGGACACCGACTCGGCCAACGGAAACCGCGCCACCGGCGTGGAGGCATGCCTGACCAAGGAGTACGTGGAGTCCAACAGCGGCTCCCCGGTCAGCGTCTACCCGCCCGGATACCGCTGGGCGCAGGACTTCGCCGAGGACAAGGGCCTGAACCCGCAGCAGAACATCAACGCCTGCCACCTCCTCGGCAACGCCCTCACCGGATCCGGCTCGGACCGGCGCAACCTGGCCACCTGCTCGCGCGGCGCCAACGCCAAGCAGCGGGGGGCACCGCAGGGCGACGACCACATGCGGTCCTACGAGTCCCAGGTGTACGACGCCGTGATGTCCGGCCAGGACGTCATGTACACCGTGACACCCATCTACGACGGAGCCCGGACCGTGCCCACCGGGTTCCGGCTGACCGCCTACGGAACCCATCCGGACGGCACCATGGGCCTCAGCTTCGACACCATCGTCCCCAACACCCTGAGAACCGGCGACAACCTGGGGACGCAGTCGGACAACGGAGCCCCGGTACCCACAGGAGGTACGTCATGA